The following proteins come from a genomic window of Candidatus Bipolaricaulis sibiricus:
- a CDS encoding Putrescine transport ATP-binding protein PotA, giving the protein MSLVLRDVRKVFTSYGVETVAVERFNQTISRGQFVTLLGPSGCGKTTTLRIIAGFEVPTSGRVLLDGVDVTNMPPNKRNISMVFQSYALFPHLTVEGNIAFGLKLRGLNRRVMRAKIAEMVSLVGLEGLERRRPEQLSGGQQQRVALARSLVMEPRVLLFDEPLSNLDARLRESMRLEIRRIQQEVSITSVYVTHDQAEAMSISDLIVVMDQGKVMQIGSPFEIYARPQNSFVAAFIGRVNFLHGTVVSAQGRTVTLACEALGKALTGIPSGPLSPGDPASIVLRPESLFETKDGRPNSLRGEVLKYVFLGSHVEYELQLVAGQRVNAVMFNPVEQQLPVAGEELELFFSAESAWVIPRTS; this is encoded by the coding sequence ATGAGCCTTGTGCTTCGCGATGTGCGGAAGGTCTTCACATCCTACGGGGTGGAGACGGTCGCCGTCGAGCGGTTCAACCAGACGATCAGCCGAGGTCAGTTCGTAACCCTCCTTGGGCCGTCAGGCTGCGGGAAGACAACGACCCTCCGGATCATCGCCGGATTCGAGGTGCCTACAAGCGGTCGTGTCCTGCTGGACGGGGTCGATGTCACGAACATGCCGCCCAACAAAAGGAACATCTCGATGGTGTTCCAGAGCTACGCGCTGTTCCCCCACCTCACCGTAGAAGGCAACATCGCGTTCGGCTTGAAGCTGAGAGGACTGAACCGAAGGGTCATGCGCGCAAAGATCGCAGAGATGGTCTCGCTCGTAGGACTCGAAGGACTGGAGCGACGCCGCCCCGAGCAGCTGTCTGGTGGTCAACAGCAGCGAGTAGCCCTCGCACGAAGTCTAGTCATGGAGCCACGCGTCCTTCTGTTCGATGAGCCGCTGTCGAACCTCGATGCGAGGCTCAGAGAGTCGATGAGGCTTGAGATCCGCCGCATTCAGCAGGAGGTCTCGATCACGAGCGTCTACGTCACCCACGACCAGGCGGAAGCCATGAGCATCTCCGACCTCATCGTGGTGATGGATCAGGGCAAGGTGATGCAGATCGGGAGCCCGTTTGAGATCTATGCACGGCCGCAGAACAGCTTCGTGGCTGCCTTCATCGGACGGGTCAACTTCCTCCACGGAACAGTGGTGTCTGCACAGGGCCGCACGGTGACCTTGGCATGCGAGGCGCTGGGCAAGGCCCTGACGGGAATCCCTTCTGGCCCCCTGTCGCCTGGAGATCCGGCCAGCATCGTCCTCAGACCGGAGTCGCTCTTCGAGACCAAGGATGGGCGCCCGAACAGCCTACGGGGAGAGGTCTTGAAGTACGTGTTCCTCGGGTCGCACGTGGAGTACGAGCTGCAACTCGTGGCCGGCCAACGGGTGAACGCGGTTATGTTCAACCCAGTCGAGCAGCAACTGCCTGTTGCCGGAGAGGAACTCGAGCTCTTCTTCTCTGCGGAGAGCGCGTGGGTCATCCCTCGCACCTCCTAA
- a CDS encoding Transcriptional regulator, AcrR family gives MSRPMTVAERQAVRARLLRAGRELFARYGLKKTTVEELAQAAGVAKGTFYLFFPSKEALYGQVLLDEVPRLVARLVERSFGATPDIREALVRFQEEVVALIESDEIVRVLAADPHQPAELLEGHLDLQEFQARAMEALRPLFSCIRTAQQEGQIVGGDIAEIFAVLGVIKLVAYYRKHIAPDLYPRLVKRLSRVIADGLTCPAGTKT, from the coding sequence ATGTCCCGACCGATGACGGTGGCTGAGCGGCAGGCGGTTCGGGCTCGACTGCTCCGAGCCGGCCGGGAGCTGTTTGCTCGCTATGGGCTCAAGAAGACCACGGTAGAGGAGCTGGCGCAGGCAGCGGGTGTTGCCAAGGGAACGTTCTACCTCTTCTTCCCCTCCAAGGAGGCCCTCTACGGCCAGGTTCTCCTGGACGAGGTCCCGCGGTTGGTGGCAAGGCTTGTCGAGCGATCCTTCGGGGCCACGCCCGACATCCGAGAGGCCCTGGTTCGGTTCCAGGAGGAGGTGGTGGCGCTCATCGAGAGCGACGAGATCGTGCGGGTGCTCGCTGCGGACCCCCATCAGCCGGCGGAGCTTCTCGAGGGACACCTTGACCTCCAGGAGTTCCAGGCGCGAGCGATGGAGGCGCTCCGACCGCTGTTCAGCTGCATCCGGACAGCCCAACAGGAGGGTCAGATCGTGGGGGGCGACATCGCTGAGATCTTCGCCGTGTTGGGGGTCATCAAGCTGGTTGCCTACTACAGAAAGCACATCGCTCCCGACCTGTACCCCCGCCTTGTGAAGCGACTGAGCCGGGTCATCGCCGACGGTCTGACCTGCCCGGCGGGGACCAAGACATGA
- a CDS encoding Ribonuclease HI, with protein sequence MKKVRVYTDGACIGNPGPGGWGAVLLSGPHRKEISGGERHTTNNRMELRAAIEALRALREPADVDLFTDSAYLKRGITEWLPRWKAQDWRRREGKRLLPVANEDLWRELDELVGLHKVRFHWLAGHAGHAENERADRLARLAAEGCAPSP encoded by the coding sequence GTGAAGAAGGTGCGGGTCTACACGGACGGCGCATGCATCGGGAACCCCGGGCCCGGCGGGTGGGGAGCGGTTCTCCTCTCGGGACCCCACCGCAAGGAGATCTCCGGGGGCGAGCGGCACACGACGAACAACCGGATGGAGCTCCGGGCCGCGATCGAGGCCCTCCGGGCGTTGCGCGAGCCGGCGGACGTGGACCTGTTCACCGACTCCGCCTACCTCAAGCGCGGGATCACGGAGTGGCTCCCCCGCTGGAAAGCGCAGGATTGGAGGCGTCGGGAGGGGAAGCGCCTCCTCCCCGTAGCGAACGAGGACCTGTGGCGGGAGCTCGACGAGCTGGTCGGGCTCCACAAGGTTCGCTTCCACTGGCTGGCTGGCCACGCCGGACACGCGGAGAACGAGCGCGCGGATCGCCTCGCCCGCCTCGCCGCCGAGGGCTGCGCGCCGTCCCCGTAG
- a CDS encoding Acyl-phosphate:glycerol-3-phosphate O-acyltransferase PlsY translates to MTPFLFSVLGFALGSLPFAFWLGKIGARDDIRRHGDGNPGAANAWRAGGWWVGLLSLILDVTKGALPVALARTLGDLWGWALLPVAIAPVLGHAFSPWLRFRGGKGVASTFGVWSALTYWEVPTVLGLSFALLRTVQAADAWTVVLALPVVVLFLGLRGAEPWLLATWGANFVLLVWTHRRDLRSPPRWRPRKRSR, encoded by the coding sequence GTGACGCCCTTCTTGTTCTCTGTCCTCGGCTTCGCACTGGGGTCGCTCCCGTTCGCCTTCTGGTTGGGGAAGATCGGAGCCAGGGATGACATCCGCCGCCACGGCGACGGGAACCCCGGTGCGGCGAACGCCTGGCGAGCCGGGGGGTGGTGGGTTGGGCTTCTCTCTCTCATCCTCGACGTGACCAAGGGCGCTCTGCCCGTGGCGCTTGCCCGGACGCTGGGAGACCTCTGGGGATGGGCACTTCTTCCCGTGGCCATCGCCCCCGTCCTCGGCCATGCGTTCTCACCGTGGCTTCGCTTTCGTGGCGGGAAGGGGGTCGCGTCGACCTTCGGCGTGTGGTCTGCCCTCACGTACTGGGAAGTCCCGACCGTGCTCGGTCTATCGTTCGCCCTCCTCCGAACGGTCCAGGCCGCGGACGCGTGGACGGTCGTCCTCGCCCTCCCCGTCGTGGTCCTGTTCCTTGGCCTCCGGGGAGCGGAACCGTGGCTTCTTGCCACCTGGGGGGCGAACTTCGTTCTCCTCGTGTGGACGCATCGCCGGGACCTCCGCTCGCCCCCGCGGTGGCGCCCCAGAAAGAGGTCCCGGTGA
- a CDS encoding ABC-type antimicrobial peptide transport system, ATPase component — protein sequence MRTEAVVEARGVHKVYVAGTVRTPALNGVDVTLSLGEFAAMAGPSGSGKSTLLHLLGGLDKPTAGEVLLSGTPISTLSRAQLAQLRLRRVGFVFQAYNLLPVLTVLENTAFVLELQGVPYRERLRRARAILAELGVEKYAHQFPNRLSGGEQQRVAVARAVVSEPAIVLADEPTANLDTKTSLDLIDLMRRMNAEHKTTFLFATHDTRLLDRVDRVIGLEDGRVVRDERVR from the coding sequence ATGCGGACTGAAGCCGTGGTGGAAGCACGAGGGGTCCACAAGGTGTATGTCGCGGGAACCGTGCGGACTCCAGCGTTGAACGGCGTGGACGTGACGCTGTCCCTCGGCGAGTTCGCGGCGATGGCCGGGCCGTCGGGGTCCGGGAAGTCGACCCTCCTCCACCTCCTCGGGGGCCTCGACAAGCCGACCGCGGGCGAGGTCCTCCTGTCCGGGACCCCGATCTCGACTCTGTCGCGGGCCCAGCTCGCTCAGCTTCGTCTCCGCCGTGTGGGGTTTGTGTTCCAGGCCTACAACCTGCTCCCAGTGCTCACGGTGCTGGAGAACACCGCGTTCGTCCTGGAACTGCAGGGCGTCCCGTATCGAGAGAGGCTCCGACGGGCCCGAGCGATCCTCGCTGAGTTGGGGGTGGAGAAGTACGCTCACCAGTTCCCGAACCGACTCTCCGGCGGCGAGCAGCAGCGGGTGGCCGTGGCTCGGGCCGTGGTCTCGGAGCCAGCGATCGTCCTCGCCGATGAACCGACGGCGAACCTCGACACGAAGACCAGCCTCGACCTCATCGACCTCATGCGGCGGATGAACGCGGAGCACAAGACCACGTTCCTGTTCGCCACCCACGACACGCGCCTTCTGGACCGGGTCGACCGGGTGATCGGCCTCGAGGACGGCCGCGTTGTCCGCGACGAGCGGGTACGATAG
- a CDS encoding ATP-dependent RNA helicase RhlE, which yields MKFQEFSFHPRIESGIKAVGYVQPTPIQEKAIPVVLAGRDLIGVAQTGTGKTAAFVLPILQHLAERERGHVRALILAPTRELAEQIHQVVCALGKELGIRSVAAYGGVNKRPQVMALRRGAEVVIACPGRLLDLHGDRAIDLSRVEVLVLDEADRMCDMGFLPDIRRILTLLPRARQTLFFSATMPPEIRRLAGSILRDPATVEVDAAAPAKTVSHAFYPITEGRKRDLLLALLRGPATGRVLVFTRTRSRTQSLASYLSRSGFAAAAIEGDMSQRDRQEALDGFRSGKYAVLVATDVAARGIDVEDITHVINFDMPDSVDAYTHRVGRTGRISKTGQALTLSAPTDKLLRRWVEKAVGKPIASCRLEGFDYGVAATSAQVSPAHAHQSRMGAPRSRYGRRRTYLRQ from the coding sequence GTGAAGTTCCAGGAGTTCTCGTTTCACCCCCGGATTGAGTCCGGGATCAAAGCAGTTGGCTACGTTCAACCCACCCCGATCCAAGAGAAGGCAATCCCTGTTGTCCTCGCAGGCCGCGACCTGATCGGCGTTGCCCAGACCGGAACCGGGAAGACCGCCGCGTTCGTGCTCCCCATCCTCCAGCACCTCGCCGAACGGGAGAGGGGCCACGTGCGAGCCCTCATCCTCGCCCCGACGCGCGAGCTCGCCGAGCAGATCCATCAGGTGGTGTGCGCGCTGGGAAAGGAACTCGGCATCCGCAGCGTTGCCGCCTACGGTGGGGTGAACAAGCGGCCCCAGGTCATGGCGCTCCGCCGCGGTGCGGAAGTGGTCATCGCCTGCCCGGGACGGCTCCTTGACCTCCACGGGGACCGGGCGATCGACCTTTCGCGCGTGGAGGTTCTCGTCCTCGACGAGGCGGACCGGATGTGCGATATGGGGTTCCTCCCTGACATTCGGCGCATCCTCACGCTCCTGCCGAGGGCTCGGCAGACCCTGTTCTTTTCGGCGACGATGCCCCCTGAGATCCGGCGCTTGGCGGGGAGCATCCTTCGCGATCCGGCCACGGTCGAGGTGGACGCTGCCGCCCCGGCGAAGACGGTGTCCCACGCGTTCTACCCCATCACCGAGGGCCGCAAGCGCGACCTCCTTCTCGCCCTCCTCCGGGGGCCGGCCACGGGGCGCGTGCTCGTGTTCACGCGCACCAGGAGCCGGACGCAGAGCCTGGCCTCGTACCTCAGCAGGTCCGGGTTCGCCGCCGCGGCAATCGAGGGCGACATGTCCCAGCGGGACCGGCAGGAGGCGCTCGACGGGTTTCGCTCGGGGAAGTACGCGGTGCTCGTCGCCACAGACGTCGCGGCGCGGGGGATCGATGTCGAGGACATCACCCACGTCATCAACTTCGACATGCCGGACAGCGTCGATGCCTACACGCACCGCGTCGGGCGCACGGGGCGGATCTCCAAGACAGGGCAGGCACTGACTCTCTCTGCGCCCACGGACAAGCTGCTCCGCCGGTGGGTCGAGAAGGCCGTGGGGAAACCGATCGCCTCGTGCCGCTTGGAGGGCTTCGACTACGGGGTGGCTGCCACCTCAGCTCAGGTTTCCCCTGCCCATGCTCACCAATCGCGAATGGGCGCTCCTCGCTCCCGCTACGGCCGCCGGAGGACGTACCTGCGCCAGTAG